The genome window CCTCGCCGCACAGGTCGCCGCGATGATCCCGATGGGCCCCAATCCGGGTGAATTCGATGCCGACAGCGTGGCTCCGGCCAAGGAACGCCGTCGCATGGACGATTTCATCGTCTACGCCCTCGCCGCCGCCGAAGACGCGGTGACCGATTCCGGCTGGACTCCCGACGACGAGGAAGCCCGCGGCCGCACCGGCGTGATGATCGGTTCCGGCATCGGCGGCCTTTCGGCGATCGCCGAATGCGCCGCGACCCTCGAAAAGTCCGGCCCGCGCCGGGTTTCGCCGTTCTTCATTCCGTCGAGCCTGATCAACCTGGCCTCCGGCCACGTGTCGATCAAATACGGCTTCACCGGCCCCAACCATTCGGCGGTCACCGCCTGCGCCACCGGCGCGCACGCGATCGGCGACGCCGCGCGGCTGATCATGTTCGGCGACGCCGACGTGATGGTCGCGGGCGGCGCGGAAGCGGCGATCTGCCGCCTCGGCATCGCCGGGTTCGCCTCGGCGAAGGCGCTCTCCACCTCCTACAACGACCGTCCGTCGGAATCCTCCCGTCCGTGGGACAAGGGCCGCGACGGCTTCGTGATGGGCGAGGGCGCGGGCGTGGTGGTGCTCGAGGAATACGAGCACGCCAAGGCGCGCGGCGCGAAGATCTACGCAGAGGTGAAGGGCTACGGCCTGTCGGGCGACGCCTACCACATCACCGCCCCGCATCCCGAGGGCCGCGGCGCGACCCGCGCGATGGCGATGGCGCTCAAGAACGCCGGGCTCAATCCCGAGGACATCGGCTACATCAACGCGCACGGCACCTCCACCCCGCTCGGCGACGAGATCGAGGTGGGTGCGGTGAAGAAGGTGTTCGGCGACCACGCCCGCGCCCTCATGATGTCCTCGACCAAGTCGGCGATCGGCCACCTTCTCGGCGCCGCGGGCGCGGTCGAGGCGATCTATTCGTTGCTGGCGCTGCGCGACGGCGTGGTGCCGCCGACGCTGAACCTGCGCGATCCGTCGGAAGGCTGCGACGACATCGATCTGGTTCCGCTTCAGGCGAAGGAATGCAAGCTCGAAGCGGTGCAGTCCAACTCGTTCGGCTTCGGCGGCACCAACGCCTCGCTGATCCTCACCAAGGTCTGAGACCTTGGGCATGGCGACGTTGCGCCGCACCGGCGTGGTCCTCGTCGCCCTGCTTGCGCTTGCCGCGGCCGCCGCCGCGGTGGTCTACGTCAAGGGCCGGGAGGCGTTCTACGCCCCCGGCCCTTCGACGTCCGAGACCGTGGTGGTGATCCCGAAGGGCGCGGGCACCGGGCGGATCGCCGAATTGCTGGCGGATGCCGGGGTGATCGCCGATCCGCTGGCGTTCCGCGTCGCGGCGCGGCTCACCGAGGCGCGCCTCAAGGCGGGCGAGTTCGCGTTTCCCGCCGGGGCGTCGGCGGCGGAGGCGATGGCGGTCGTCGCTTCCGGCAAGGTGGTGCAGCATTTCCTCACGATTCCCGAAGGGTGGACGGTGAAGCAGGCGCTCGCCGCGGTCGCCGCCGCCCCGGCGCTCGACGGCGAGGCTCCGGCGGCGCTGCCCGAGGGCGCGCTGCTGCCCGAAACCTATGCCTACGTGCGCGGCGAGACCCGCGCCCGCCTGGTCGCGCGGATGCGGGCGGCGATGGAGTCGGCGCTCGCCGCGGCATGGGCCGGGCGCGCCGAGGGTCTGCCGTTCAAGACCCCGGAGGAGGCGCTCACCCTCGCCTCGATCGTCGAGCGCGAAACCGGCGTGGCCGAGGAGCGCCCGCGGGTCGCCGCGGTGTTCGTCAACCGCCTGCGCTTCGGCATGAAGCTGCAGTCGGACCCGACGGTGATCTACGGTCTGTCCGACGGCGCGGGCGTGCTCGACCGCAGCCTCACCCGCAAGGACCTGGAGGCCGACCACCCCTACAACACCTACGAGATCGACGGGCTGCCGCCGGGGCCGATCGCGCTCCCCGGTCTCGCCGCGATCCGCGCGACCCTCGACCCCGCCGACACCCGCGACCTCTACTTCGTCGCCGACGGCTCGGGCGGCCACGTCTTCGCCCGCAGCCTCGACGAGCACAACCGCAACGTCGCGAAGTGGCGCGCCCTCGAACGCGCGCAGAAATCCCGCTGAACTACAGCACCCGGAACACCCGGCCGTCCGACAGGTCGCGGTAGTAGTCCACCCGCGCGCCGTTCCAGTGGTAGTCGAGGTGGCGGCCCTGCACCGCGTCGCGCGCGAGGTCGGGGTAGAACAGCGCCGCGCACTCCGCCCCTTCCGCGCGCACGCTCGGGTAGACGAGACCGTCCGACCCGGCGCTGCGCAGCGCGTGCGCCAGGGCCTGCCCGGCGGCGTAGCTCTCCGGCGCGAGTTCCTCGGCCTGCGGGAACGGGCGCAGGTCGTGGAGATCGGCGGCGACGTCGAGCACGATCTCGCGGAACTGCGAGCTCCAGCCCGGCGGTTCGGCGGTCGCGGCCATGAACCGGGCGTGATGGTGCATGGTTTCGGCGAGCGCGGTGGTGAAGGTGCGTGCGGCGTAGAGCACGCCGGCGCGGCCGTCGGAGAACCGGCTCGGCCGGTCGGGCGAGACGTGGGTGAACGGCGCCATCAGATACCCCGCGCCGGGGCCGCCGGCGCGGCGCGCGGGCGGCACCAGATCGAGGTTGCCGATGCCGTCCATCAGGCGCGGGTTGGTCTTCTGCTCGGCGGAGATCAGAAGCGGCCAGTCGGCGGGGTCGGCGATGTCCTCGAACAGGTCGATCGGCGGGTGGATGCTGCGGATGATCCGCACCGCCCGCCGCCACGACACCCGCGCCACCGCCAGCGCCACGGGTGGATGCTGCGGATGATCCGCACCGCCCGCCGCCACGACACCCGCGCCACCGCCAGCGCCGCCGCCGCTACCACCCGCCGCGCTCCGCGTCGAGGAGGCGGCGCACCCGCATCAGGTCGGTCAGTTCGCCGCCGAGCATCACCTCGAGCGCGCTGCGGCCGCCGAACGCCGCGTTCGGCTTGCGCGGCCACGCGTAGGCCTGCTGCGGATCGCGGAAGGCGTAGCGCAGCGCCTTGTGGATGCCGATCAGGTTCGACAGCCGCGCCTTGCCGTCGCGGCCGAGGCGGCCCGGGCCTTCGGTCTTCCAGCGGCGATAGGTGCGCAGCGATAAATCGAGCAGAACGCTCGCGTGTTCGTCTCCCACACCCCATTTCTGGAACAGGTTGACCGCGGCCCGGAACAGCGCCGCGGCCTCGGCGTCGGTGATCGGGCTCGGCACGAAGTCGGGGGCGCGGGTCTCCACGGGGGAGAGGATGGGCATGGCGGCCTCTCAATCTGGCATCACATTTCTTATTTAATGCCATTTGGCATAATTCCGCAAGACGTCCAGGGAAACCACGCAAATGACACATCCGAGAATCGGCTGGATCGGCCTTGGCCACATGGGCGCGCCGATGGCCGCCAATCTGGCGAAGGCCGGGGTTCCGCTCACGGTCTACAACCGCACGCCCAGGGATCTGCCCGGCATCAAGGTTCCGGTCGCGGCGAGCGCGGCGGAGGCGGCGCGGGGCGCCGACATCGTCGTCACCATGGTGTCGGACGACGCGGCGGAGGAAGCGGTGCTGTTCGGCCCCGGCGGGGTGGCCGAGGCGCTCGCCCCCGGGCAGGTGGTGGTGAACATGGGCACGGTGTCGCCGAAGCTCGCCGTCTCGGTCGCCGAGCGGCTGGCGAAGCGGGGCGTCGCCGCGCTCGACGCGCCGGTCTCGGGTTCGGTGAAACCGGCGACCGACGCGACCCTGGTGATTCTCGTCGGCGGCGCGGCCGAGGCGCTCGAAACCGCGCGTCCGATGTTCGAACTGCTCGGCAAGCGCACCGTCCACTTCGGCGGGCCGGGGCAGGGCGCGCGCGCCAAGCTCGCGATCAACCTGATGCTCGGGGTGGTGATGCAGGGCCTCGCCGAGGCGGTGACGTTCGGCGAGGCGAGCGGCCTCGACACCGCCGCCCTGCTCGACGCGATCGGCGAATCGGCGCTCGCCTCGCCGCTGGTGGCGATCAAGCTGGCGGCGATCCGCGAGGGCAACTTCGCCGCCGCGTTCCCGCTCAAGCACATGGCGAAGGATCTGCGCCTCGCCTCCGACGCGGCGGCGGGCGCGCCGATTCCGGCGGCCGAGGTGGTGCGCGGCAGCTACGAACTCGCGGTCAACGACGGCCTCGGCGACAAGGACGTCATCGCGATCCTCGAGTCCCTGCGCAACGCCTGAGGTCAGGCCGGCGCGGGCGCGGGCTCCGGCTCGGGGGCGACGGTGGCGGCGGCGGCCTCGGCCGCCGCTTCGCCCATCACCACCCCGGCCTGCGCGCCCGGGTGCACCGGGTGGGCGCGGCCGGTGTCGAGCGGCGCCGCGGTGGTGCGGCGGCGGATGATCGCGAGCGCCGCCATCAGCGTCGAGAGCGCCGCCAGCAGCAGCATGAAGCCGTGCGGGCCGAGCACGCCGATCATCGACGGGCCGGAGAAGCTGCCGCCGATCACCCCGACGTTGTAGGTGAACACCAGCGTGCCCGAGGCCGCGACCATCTGGTTGGGGGTGAGTTGGTCGTTGGCGTGCGCCGCGCACAGCGAATACATCGGCAGGAACGCGGCGGCGGCGAGCGCGACCCCGAGCCGCACCCACACGCCCGCGAACAATCCGGTGGCGATCAGCAGGCACACGACCGCGCCCGCCAGCGCCGCCGCCGCGACCACCAGGCGGCGGTCGGTGTGGTCCGACGCCCAGGCGATCGGGAACTGCGCGATCGCGCTGGCGAGCGCCGCGATCACCAGAAGCTGCGTCGCCGATGCCGCGTCGAGGCCGAGGCGCAGGCCGTAGAGCGGCAGCGCCACCTGGAAGGTCGAGGTGATCGCCCCCGCCAGCAGCACCCCCACCACCGCCATCGGCGTGATTTGCAGGAACCGGCGGATCGGCATGCGCTCGCCGCCGACGATCTCGGGCGCCGGGTTGCGCGACACCAGCAGCGGCACCAGGCACAGCGAGATCAGGATCGAGGCGAGGCCGAACAGCCGGGTGCCGTCGGCGTCCGGCAAACCGGCGAAGTACGGCCCCATCGCGTTGCCCGAGGTGGTGGCGATGAAGTAGATCGCCAGCAGCCCGGCGCGCGAGCGGTTGTCGGCCTTGGCGTTGAGCCAGCTTTCCGCGATCACGAACATGCCGGGGAAGCACAGCCCCGCGAGAAACCGCATCGCGCCCCAGGCCCAGGGATCGTCGGTCATCAGGTGCACCACCGCGGCCGCCGAGCACACCGAGGCGAGGGCGCCGAACGACCGCACGTGGCCGACCCGTCCGACCAGGCCGGGCGCGTACATCGACCCCAGCAGCGCGCCGACCGGGCACGCCGCCTGGATCAGGCCGATCTGCGCGGTGGAGAAGCCGACCGCCGCGCCGCGGACGGTGAGCAGGGTGGTGAGCAGGCTCGCCGCCGTCACCAGCATCAGAATTCCCGCGAACAGCGCCCAGTCGTTCTTGATCGCACGGAACATCGGCGGCCTTTCCGGTCAGGGTTGCGGGGGTTTCCTCGGCAGGCGGCGGCCGAGGCGGTCGACCAGCGCGTCCGGCAGCGCGCGCAGGAACCAGCCGACCACCGCCATCTGCCAGGGGAAGGTGATGCGGCCGCGGTTGCGCGCCAGACCTTTCCGGATAATTCGCGCGGCCCGATCCGGTTGCATCAGGAACGGCATCGGGAAGCCGTTCGCGCCGGTCATCGGCGTCTCGACGAATCCGGGGCAGACGACGCTGACGGCGACGCCGTCGGCCGCCGCCTCGGCGCGCAGACCCTCGCCCCACACCCGCACCGCCGCCTTCGACCCGCAGTAGGCGGGCGCGCCCGCGAATCCCCGGAACCCCGCCACCGAACTGACGATCGCGATCTGCCCCTTGCGGCGCGCGCGCATCGGCGCGAGCAGCGGCAGCACGGTGTTGAGCACGCCGTCGATGTTGACCGCGAACACCGCGCGGGTCTGCGCGTCGCTCTCGCCGCCGCCGCGGGTGCCCGCGGAGATTCCCGCGTTGGCCACCAGCAGGTCGACCGGGGTCGCCGCGTCGATCGCGGTCAGCGCCGCCGCCATCGCCGCCGCGTCGCACACGTCGACGGCGTGGATCGCGGCGGTGCCGCCGTGCGCCGCGACCGCCGCCGCGGTCGCCTCCAGCCGCGTCGCGTCGCGGCCGAACAGATGCAGCGTCGCCCCCGGGCGCGCATAGGCGGCGGCGAGCGCGCGGCCGATCCCGCTCGAGGCTCCGGTGATCACGATCGTCGACGGCATTCCGCTCTCCGTATGGCGTGACAGATAAGGCCCTTCCTGGTTATAAATCGCGCGGGCGCTTCAGGTAAACCAGGGGGAACGATGTCGGAGACCAAGGGACTGGTGAGCATGACCGGGTACGCCCGGATCGAGGGCAGGGCCGACGACGGAACCGCCTGGGTCTGGGACCTCCGCAGCGTCAACGGCAAGAGCCTCGACGCGCGCCTGCGCCTGCCGCCGGGGTGCGAAGCCCTGGAGAAGCCGGTGCGCGAACGCCTCGCCCAGGTCGCCCAGCGCGGCTCGGTGAGCGTATCCCTCACGCTCGCGCGCCCGGTCGCCGCGAGCGGGCTGTCGATCAACCGGGCGTGGCTCGAATCCCTGATCCAGTCCGCCGCCGAGACCCTCGCCCGCCATCCCGGCGCGGTGACGCCGCCGTCGTTCGACGGTCTCCTTCAGGTCAAGGGGGTGATCGAAACCGCCGAGGCTCCGCCCGAGGACGGCGCCGAGGCGGCGCTCCACGCCCGCCTCCTCGCCGACTTCGACTCCGCCGCCGCCGCGCTTGCCGCCGCCCGCGCCGAAGAGGGGGCGCGCCTCGCCGCGGTGGTCGCCGACCATATCGACACCATCGCCGGTCTCGTCGCCGCCGCCGCCGCCTGCGAGGCCGCCCGCGCCGACACCCGCAAGGCCCGCCTCGCCCGCGCGGTCGCCGATTTGCTGGAAACCACCACCCTTCCCGAGGATCGCCTGACCCAGGAACTCGCGCTGTTGGTCACCCGCTTCGACGTGCGGGAAGAGCTCGACCGCCTCGCCAGCCATATCGCCGCGGCGCGCGCGCTGCTCGCCGAGGCCTCCGGCATCGGCCGCAAGTTCGACTTCCTCTGCCAGGAGTTCAACCGCGAGGCCAACACCCTGTGCTCGAAGTCCGCCGACGCCGCGCTCACCGCCGTCGGCCTCGAACTCAAGACCGTCATCGACCGTCTGCGCGAGCAGATCCAGAACATCGAATAAGGCGCGATCCCATGTCCTCGATCTCCCCCACCGCGGCGGTGCCGCCCGCCTCGCTGGTCAGCCGACGCGGCCTGCTGCTGGTGCTCTCCTCGCCCTCGGGCGCGGGCAAGACCACCATCGCCCGCAACCTGCTGGCCGCCGATCCGCTGATCTCGGCGTCGATCTCGGTGACCACCCGGGCGCAGCGCCCGGCCGAGGTCGAGGGGCGCGACTACCATTTCATCGCCAAGTCGGAATTCGAGAAAATGGTCGCGACGGGCGACCTGCTCGAACACGCGTTCGTCTTCGGCAACCACTACGGCACGCCGCGCAAGCCGGTCGAGGATTGGCTCGCGCAGGGGCGCGACGTGCTCTTCGACATCGACTGGCAGGGGGCGCAGCAGCTCGCCGAGCGGATGCGCGACGATCTGGTGCGGATCTTCGTGCTGCCGCCCTCGATCGCCGAACTCGAACGCCGCCTGCGCGGCCGCGCCCAGGATACCGACGACGTGGTGCGCGGGCGGATGGCCAAGGCCGCCGACGAGATGAGCCACTGGATCGAGTACGACTACATCGTCATCAACCGCGACGCCGACGCCTCCACCCGCCAGGTTCTCACCATCCTCCATGCCGAACGCCAGCGCCGCGCCCGCCTCACCGGCATGTCCGACTTCATCGGCGCCCTGCGCGCGCAGATGCCGGAAACGCAGGGCTGAAACGTCACGGAGGGACTCGGTCCCTCCGCACCTCCCGCACGTAAGTTTTTCCGCGGAGCGGGCTCGGCCATCGCGCGGCGTGACCCGCCGATGGCGCGTTATGCAAAAAATTAAACGAGGGGCGCGGGGAGACCGAGTCTCCCCGCAGAGTTTTTACGCACGTTCCAACGCCGCGCGCGCCAGGGCGCAGAAACCTTGCACCGGGATCGCCTCGGCGCGGAGTTCGGGGTCGATCCCCGCGGCCTCGCACAGCGCCGCGCCGCCGAGGGGTTTGAGGCTGGCGCGGAGCATCTTGCGGCGCTGGCCGAAGGCGGCGGCGGTGATCCGTTCCAACATCGCGCGGGGGGCGGGGGCGAGCGGTTCGGCGCGGGGTTCGAGGCGCACCACCGCCGAGGTCACCTTGGGCGGCGGCGTGAAGGCGGCGGGGTTGACCTCGAACAGCGGCGCGCACACGCACAGCCATTGGCACAGCACCGAGAGGCGGCCGTAATCCTTGGTGCCGGGGGCGGCGACGATGCGGTCGACCACCTCCTTCTGCAGCATCAGGGTAATGCTGGCGAAAAGCTCGGGGCGTTCGAGCCAGCCGGTGAGCAGCACCGTGCCGATGTTGTAGGGGAGGTTGGCGGCGATCCGCCGCGGCGCCGGGCCGAGGGCTTCGTAGTCGATCTCGAGGGCGTCGGCGGCGACCACCCGGAGCCTGCCGGGATAGGCGGCTTCGATTTGCGCCAGCGCGGGCAGGCAGCGGTCGTCGCGCTCGATCGCCACCAGCGCCGTGGCGCCTTCCGACAGCAGGGCGCGGGTGAGGCCGCCGGGGCCGGGGCCGACCTCGACCACCGTGCCCGCGTCAAGCGGCCCGGCGGCGCGGGCGATGCGGGCGGTGAGGTTGAGGTCGCAGAGGAAGTTCTGGCCGAGGTTCTTCTTCGCGCGCAGGTCGAACGCGGCGATCACCTCGCGCAGCGGCGGCAGTCCGTCGGTCATCGGGCGCGGGCCTCGGCGATGTCGGCGGCCATGCGCAGCGCCGCGATCAGGCTGTCCGGCCGCGCCTTGCCGGTTCCGGCGAGGGTCAGCGCGGTGCCGTGGTCCGGCGAGGTGCGCACGAACGGCAGGTTGAGGGTGACGTTGACGCCGCCGTGGAAGTCCAGGGTCTTGAGCGGGATCAGCGCCTGATCGTGATACATGCAGAGGGCGGCGTCGTAGGTCGCGCGCGCCTCGGCGTGGAACATCGTGTCGGCGGGCAGCGGGCCGAGCACGCGGTGGCCCTCGGCGCGCAGCGCGTCGAGGACGGGCGCGAGGATCTCGGCCTCCTCGCGGCCCATCAGGCCGTCTTCCCCCGCGTGCGGGTTGAGCCCGGCGACCGCGAGGCGCGGCCGCGCGACGCCGAAATCGGCCGCCAGCGCCCGGAGCACCGCCCGCGCCACGTCGGCGAGCGGCGCGGACCGGAGCCGCGTCGGCACCTCGGACAGCGCGCAGTGGACGGTGAGCGGCACGACGCGCAGGCCGCCGCCCGCCAGCATCATGATCGGGGTGTGGCCGGGGCCGGCGAGTTCGCCGAGGAATTCGGTGTGGCCGGGGTGGCGGAAGCCGCCCGCGGCGAGCGCCGCCTTGTGGATCGGCGCGGTGACGAGCGCCGCCGCCCGGCCTTCGCGGCAGAGGCGCACGCCGGTGGCGATCGCCTCCGTCACCGCGGCGGCGTTGGCGGGGTCGGGCGCGCCGCAGACCCCGGGCGCGGCGCAGCGCACCGCCAACACCGGCAGCGCCGCGGCGAAGGTCTCGGCGGAAAATTCGGAAACTTCCACGAGCGGGATCGCGACGCCGAGGGCCTTGGCGCGCGCATGCAGCACCGCCGGATCGGCGATCGCGACGAACGGCGGCACCGCGACGCTGTCCTTGAGGCTCCAGGCCGCGAGGATGAGATCGGGGCCGATTCCCGCCGGTTCGCCGAAGCTGAGCGCGAGCGGCGCGCTCATATGCGGATGTCGATCACCGCGAGACGGCGCAGGTCGCGCAGGTGGCGCTCGGCGCTGCGCTCCAGGCGCTCGGAGCGCAGCCGGTCGCGGATCTGCTGTTCCGAGGGCAGGGCGCTCGGCGCGGAACGGTCGCACACCATCAGGATCGTCGGCACCCCGCCCACCTCGGTCACCGCGCTCGGCGCGCCGACCGGCAGGTCGCGCACCACCGCGGCGATCGCGGGCGGCAGTTCGGCCATCTTGAGGCTGCCGAGCGGACCGGTGCCCGGCGCGCCGAGGCTCTTGCCGTAGCTCTCGAACGCCTCGCAGCCGCGCACCGAGGCGGCGACGTAATCGGCGACCTTGCCGCGATCGGCGGGCGAGAGCGCGCCCGCGCCGGTTTCCGGCAGCTTGATCTGGGAAAGGCGCAGGCGGGTTTCCGCCGGGTCGGCCTGCTGCACGCGGCGGCCTTCGAGATGGAGGATGGTGTAGCCCGCCTCGGTGCGCACCGGCGCGGAAACGTCGCCGGTGTTCATCGCTTCGAGAGCCGCTGCGATCTCGGGTTCGAGCTGCGCCTGCGGTACCCAGCCGAGGTCGCCGCCGTGCGCCGCGGTGGCGCTGCGCGAGAACTGCCGCGCCGCCGCCGCGAACGGCGCGCCGGTGCGGAGCTGGGCGGTGAGGTTGTCGGCGAGGGCCTTGATCTCGGCGTCCGACTGGCTGCCCTCGAACGGCAGGAAGATCTCCGAAACGTCGTATTCCGGGCGGCCGAGGTTGGCGCGGAGCTGCGACAGGCGCTCCTGCACGTCTTCCGCCGACGGCGTCGCGCGCGATCCGTAGAGGCGGCCGACCACCTTGATCCACAGCATCTGCGCGCGGATCTGGTCGAGCAGCGTGTCGTAGGGCACCTGCAGCCCGGTGGCGAGCTGCTTGAGGCCGCCGGGGGGCATGCGGTTGCCCGCCTCGACCCGCGCCACCGACTGTTCCAGTTCCTCATCGGAGGCGGCGATGTTGAGGCGTTTCGCCTCCTGGATCTGCAGCCGTTCGTCGATCAGCGCGCGCAGCACCGGCGGGCCGAGCCGGCGGCGGTTCTCGGGCGTGTCTTCGAGCCGCGAGGAGAACAGCGCGACGCGCAGCCGCGCGCCGAGGTCGTAGACCGAGATGATGTCGTCGTTGACCACCGCGGCGATGCGCAACGCATCCTGCGCCCGCGCCGCCGGAGCGGGGGCGAACGCCGCGAGCGCCAGGGCGGCGGCTGCTGCTGCGAGTTTCACAAATCGGATCATCGCGTTGCGTCCGTTCCTTACATGCTGAACTGGGTGTCGCCGAGGGTCTTGAAGGTGAGCGTCAGCAGAGCCCCCCAGCCGCTTTCGGCGTCGCGGTCGGCGGTGTAGTCGTTGGTCGCCACGGCGCGGATGACGAAGCACTCGTCTTCGTAGATCACGCCGCCCGAGAACGACAGCGGCCCGCTGTCGCTGCCGGTGAGGCTGTGGGTGGTGCCGAGGGTGAACGACCAGTCGCGCAGGGCCTTCGACCTCAGCGAGAACGAAACCTGCTCCACGTTCGGGGTGGGGTTGGTCTCGTAGTCGCGGCGGGTCGGGTAATCCTGCTTGAGGTAGCCGACACCGAGGCGGAACGCTTCCGGCCCGGCGAGGGCGGTGACGTCGTGGCTGACGACGTCGAAGCCGTTGGGATCGATGCGGAAGCGGTAGAACGTCGAGAGCAGGGAGGCGTAGTCGTAGCGCACCCGGCCGACGAAATCGGAGAACCCTTCGCGGAAGCCCGAGCCCTCGGGGAAGACGTTGTCGTCGTTGGCGCGGAAGGTCTGGCCGCCGAACACCGAGAACTTCGACGGAGTGCCGTTGACGTAGGCGTTCCAGTTGACGCCGTAGGTGGCCCGGGGGCCGGTCTCGACGCGGTCGTAGCCGACGAAGTGGTTGGTCGAAAGCAGTTGGGTGTCGTCGAAGTCGAGATCGCGGCTGTCCTCGTTGGGGATCTTGTCGGAGTTGCCGCCGTTCGGCGACAGCGCGCCGAGAATCACCGGTTCGATCACCTGGGTGGTGTATTCGCCCGGGCTCGAGAACGGCCAGCTCCAGCGCATCGACACCTCGGGCACGATGCGGCCGGTGGCGCCGGTGAAGCGGTCGCCGTCGAGCATCTCGTAGTCGCGCACCTGATAGGCGTCGCCGCGCAGCGAGGCGGAGAGGGTGTAGTGCTCGCCCGAGGGGGCGACGTAGGGCAGGGTCCAGGCGGTGGCGGCGGAAGCACGGTGGCTGTCGGTTCCGTCGGTGCGGGTGAGCGAGGCGGTGGAAAGCTGGGTGGTCCAGTAGCCGCCCTTGACGCCGGGGTCGCTGGTGTGGATCCAGCTCGCGAGCGGCACCGCGTAGGGGTTCTTCGGCGGATCGGAAAGGTCGCGCAGTTCGCGGAACGCCACCGCCTCGACGCTCGCGTAGTCGTCGCCTTCGAAGCGCTCGAACGCGACGCGGCTGGTCTGGTAGTCGTCGCTGTGCGGCAGGCCGTAGCGGCGGAGATAGGTGTCGGAGGAGACCGCATGGAGATCGGCGGTGCCGCGCCAGAGGTCGTTGACGTCCCATTCCGCGAGCACGTCGACGTGTCCGCGGGTGTTCTGGCCCCGGCCGGTGCCGTCGGAGTCGCCGGTCTTGCCGCCGGCGCGGCCGGAGGCGTCGATCACCAGGCTCGCGTCGGAGAGGTTCTGGCGATACTGGCCGATCATGATCGACGGGTCGTCGAGCGCGAACATCGGCGTGAGGGTGGCGTCGGCGGTGTCCGAGATCACCCAGTAGTAGGGCTGGGCGTAGTACCAGCCGACCTTCGACGACCCGAGCGAGGGAAACAGGAAGCCGGAGCGGCGCTTCACCGTCGGGTCGGGGGCGGAGAAGTAGGGCGTGTAGGCGACCGGGATCCCCCACATTTCGAGGGTCGCGTCGCGATAGGTGATGTCGTGGCTGCCCTCGTCGTGGATCACCTGCGCGGCCTTGATCTGCCAGAGCGGGTTTTCCTTGCCGGCGCAGGTGTCGCACGGGGAGTAGACGGCGTGGTCGAGTTCGTTGATCTGCTGGCCCTGATCGCCGACGCGGCGGGTGCCGGCGTGCGCGGCGGTGCGCGAGAGATCGGCGGAGACCATCAGCAGGTTGTCGATCGCGCCCTGCTTCATCTTGCCGGTCAGCTGCATGTAGTCGGCGAAGATCACCTGGCCGTCGGGCGCGATCAGCGAGACGTTGCCCGTGGCGCTCACCAGATCCTGGCCGATGTTGTAGCTCACGGTGTCGGCGTAGAGGGTGTAGCCCGCCTGGTTGATCTCGACCTCGCCGCGCGCGGTGACGATGTCGAGGGAGCGGTCGTGGGTGACTTCCTCGGCGGCGAGCGCCACCGGCGCGTCGCGATCGACCGACGGCTGCGCCAGCGCGACCTCGGGCAGCGCCGCACCGAGCATCAGCCAGGCGGCGAACGCGACGCG of uncultured Alphaproteobacteria bacterium contains these proteins:
- a CDS encoding putative Organic solvent tolerance protein OstA (Evidence 3 : Function proposed based on presence of conserved amino acid motif, structural feature or limited homology), whose translation is MASVPCAARPCPFGPFLRGVWLVIRRFLSAPRPAAVRSRRVAFAAWLMLGAALPEVALAQPSVDRDAPVALAAEEVTHDRSLDIVTARGEVEINQAGYTLYADTVSYNIGQDLVSATGNVSLIAPDGQVIFADYMQLTGKMKQGAIDNLLMVSADLSRTAAHAGTRRVGDQGQQINELDHAVYSPCDTCAGKENPLWQIKAAQVIHDEGSHDITYRDATLEMWGIPVAYTPYFSAPDPTVKRRSGFLFPSLGSSKVGWYYAQPYYWVISDTADATLTPMFALDDPSIMIGQYRQNLSDASLVIDASGRAGGKTGDSDGTGRGQNTRGHVDVLAEWDVNDLWRGTADLHAVSSDTYLRRYGLPHSDDYQTSRVAFERFEGDDYASVEAVAFRELRDLSDPPKNPYAVPLASWIHTSDPGVKGGYWTTQLSTASLTRTDGTDSHRASAATAWTLPYVAPSGEHYTLSASLRGDAYQVRDYEMLDGDRFTGATGRIVPEVSMRWSWPFSSPGEYTTQVIEPVILGALSPNGGNSDKIPNEDSRDLDFDDTQLLSTNHFVGYDRVETGPRATYGVNWNAYVNGTPSKFSVFGGQTFRANDDNVFPEGSGFREGFSDFVGRVRYDYASLLSTFYRFRIDPNGFDVVSHDVTALAGPEAFRLGVGYLKQDYPTRRDYETNPTPNVEQVSFSLRSKALRDWSFTLGTTHSLTGSDSGPLSFSGGVIYEDECFVIRAVATNDYTADRDAESGWGALLTLTFKTLGDTQFSM